A part of Prolixibacteraceae bacterium genomic DNA contains:
- a CDS encoding PUR family DNA/RNA-binding protein, with protein sequence MKDERKIDSKMEADRDSVRHEDLYSQVVKAGNRTYFLDVKKTRYDDPYVVLTESKKKVDQDGKFYYDKYKVYLYQEDMEEFREKIDNVANFMESYLEKNPRSEKSRVRVHRKGEVTSIVE encoded by the coding sequence ATGAAGGATGAACGAAAAATAGACTCAAAAATGGAAGCAGATAGAGACAGTGTTAGACACGAAGATCTCTACTCTCAGGTTGTAAAGGCAGGTAATCGTACATATTTTCTAGATGTGAAAAAGACACGCTATGATGACCCTTATGTTGTACTAACAGAGAGTAAGAAGAAAGTAGATCAAGATGGTAAGTTTTACTATGATAAATATAAGGTTTATTTATATCAAGAAGATATGGAGGAATTTCGTGAAAAAATTGATAATGTTGCAAATTTCATGGAATCTTATTTAGAGAAAAACCCTCGTAGTGAAAAGAGTCGTGTAAGAGTACATCGAAAAGGAGAGGTGACTTCTATTGTGGAATAG
- a CDS encoding TolC family protein encodes MLKKIIYCFSGIYLLLLSSFVGKAQDALSLEQAIEIGLKNNFDIQIANKNRDIAGINNHWGNAGRFPTISFNASGSASPTYRSSSDDMTNYNASSSVNLEWVLFDGFRVNITKQKLQDLDNLSGGQAAVVVEDAIRKIISAWYLALIEQEKTDVQQDMMKLSKDRYDQSQRLTEIGSSTKYDLLQAQNAWLEDQGNYLSQKVNAKNARRNLYYVMGSDASKVSWQIVGDLKAKDKDFVMSDLVDKMYRDNNNLKNQYINQKLMVDEQGLAKANMFPKISFNAAVTEAYSKVDPPIPTGSQGWSTSPSVSLKLSYNLFNGGNRKRAIQIANINKDISDLKIDDMKISLSNQLSQYYDLYEVNKELLKLASEQVKASKLNLDISKQKFRSGAINSFNFRDVQVMYLNAQTAHLNALYKLQLSYVDLVTITGGVIAEYSSK; translated from the coding sequence ATGTTAAAGAAAATAATATATTGTTTTTCAGGTATCTATCTATTGTTGCTTTCCTCATTTGTGGGGAAAGCACAAGATGCTCTTTCTTTAGAACAGGCAATTGAAATAGGACTAAAAAATAATTTCGATATTCAGATAGCAAATAAGAATAGAGATATCGCAGGGATCAATAACCATTGGGGAAATGCAGGACGATTTCCTACCATCTCTTTTAATGCTTCAGGTTCTGCATCCCCGACATACAGGTCTTCTAGCGATGACATGACAAACTACAATGCGAGTAGTTCTGTTAATCTTGAATGGGTTTTGTTTGATGGTTTTCGGGTAAATATAACAAAACAAAAATTGCAAGATCTTGATAATTTATCCGGAGGTCAAGCTGCAGTTGTTGTTGAAGATGCAATTAGGAAAATTATTTCAGCATGGTATCTGGCTCTTATTGAACAAGAGAAGACAGATGTTCAACAAGATATGATGAAACTGTCAAAAGATCGATATGATCAATCTCAAAGGCTCACAGAAATAGGTTCATCAACTAAGTATGATCTACTTCAAGCACAAAATGCATGGTTAGAAGATCAAGGAAACTATCTTTCACAAAAAGTCAATGCTAAAAATGCTCGTAGAAATCTCTACTACGTGATGGGATCAGATGCAAGTAAGGTGTCATGGCAAATTGTTGGAGACTTAAAAGCAAAAGATAAAGACTTTGTAATGTCTGATCTCGTAGACAAGATGTATCGTGATAACAATAACTTGAAAAATCAATATATTAATCAAAAGTTAATGGTTGATGAGCAAGGCCTGGCCAAAGCAAACATGTTCCCAAAAATTTCGTTTAATGCTGCAGTGACAGAAGCATATAGCAAGGTGGATCCGCCAATTCCTACTGGATCACAAGGATGGAGTACTTCTCCTTCTGTTTCATTGAAATTAAGCTATAATCTTTTTAATGGTGGAAATCGTAAAAGAGCCATTCAAATTGCAAACATTAATAAAGATATTTCCGATCTAAAAATTGATGATATGAAGATCTCTTTATCTAATCAGCTAAGTCAATACTATGATCTGTATGAGGTGAATAAGGAGTTACTAAAACTTGCATCGGAGCAGGTTAAAGCATCAAAATTGAATCTTGATATCTCAAAGCAAAAATTTCGCTCTGGCGCGATCAATTCATTCAATTTTAGAGATGTTCAGGTGATGTACTTAAATGCTCAGACAGCTCACTTAAATGCTTTATATAAATTGCAACTATCTTACGTTGATCTTGTAACTATTACAGGAGGCGTAATCGCAGAATATTCTTCAAAATAG
- a CDS encoding efflux RND transporter permease subunit, with protein sequence MKKILSLFVKYPFYGKVIIMSLLLLGGISMSLMKKASFPLIESHTITVSVTYQGATPKEMDEGVTSVIEDALRGTVGMKEFSSVSRENSAVVTVIVENDYNVDEVLTDVKNTVDGISNFPANAEKPVVAKQKTKTIALFMKLSSKENDLMKLKERAQKVEDDLRASGLVSQITIYGYPSRMEMSVEVDESMLRRYQMTFQDVQNAISNNNVDMYAGLIKNHREEIKINARERSTRIDDIENIVVRSNINGDLVRIKDVAEVHYQFEDIPRKSFVDGDRSAFFVIEKLRTEDLQKISDYILNYCDEYNEANKDMNIKIVRDFRDSLDAQLGILYSNGLMGMILVVIALSVFLSFRLSLWVAWGIPSSFLGMFIVANMLGVTINFISVFGMILIVGILVDDGIVIGENIFTHFEMGKSPRRAAIDGTLEVIPAVLTSVSTTIIAFCPLFFIQGSLEMMYEMAAIVVLCLIFSLFEGMFVLPGHLASETVLKPLKKDSWYGKVRNFFDKLIFGLRDRLYLPLLQLLLKYKAISISVFTAIIIITVGLLTSGRIATTIFPAVSEDNFVIDLCLKPGVNEGVTLERLRMISTKVEEVNQELANDYKEELPIESIALNTGWAFNGTESGSNTGNMRVFLRKLDDSKMSSHMIKLAISKKVGKIKDAYKFTVGASNRFGAPVSISLMGSDKDELENATEDFKSELAKFSSLYNIMDNNQIGTQEVIVKLKPAAYALGLNEVSLMNQVRKSFYGGLSQRIQKGRDEIWFYVRYPIENRRTVGQLEKMMINTSKGMYPLVELADLSIQRGLTSINHFNGKVEIRVDAYMVDESESVPPVLEKIENEVLPKIMAAHQGVTYMHQGQVKDTTDEASNIVISFGVAFFLILIILIIFFRSFTQGMMIVAMIPFGIIAALWGHFIEGIAFSSMSLWGMVALSGTIINDAVVLLDRYNQNLKRGFHMTPSIIEAAKSRFRPIMLTTITTTAGLFPLIRETSSDTVFIKPMAISLAYGILIGTFFILTVLPVYVTVANKFRLVYAHLKGDTDATPESVETAVRDQKVSEALEVSMAKEIEDDRNENDFEL encoded by the coding sequence ATGAAAAAAATATTATCACTTTTTGTAAAATATCCATTTTATGGAAAGGTCATCATTATGTCCTTGCTCTTGTTGGGCGGAATATCGATGTCCTTAATGAAGAAAGCATCTTTCCCACTGATTGAATCTCATACGATCACTGTATCCGTGACTTATCAAGGTGCAACTCCAAAGGAGATGGATGAAGGAGTTACTTCAGTTATTGAAGATGCTCTGCGAGGAACAGTAGGAATGAAAGAATTTTCATCTGTTTCAAGAGAGAATAGTGCCGTAGTTACAGTTATTGTTGAGAATGATTATAATGTAGATGAAGTTCTTACGGATGTAAAGAATACGGTTGACGGGATTAGTAATTTTCCAGCGAATGCCGAGAAGCCTGTAGTGGCGAAACAGAAGACGAAGACTATTGCTTTGTTTATGAAGTTGAGCTCAAAGGAAAATGATTTGATGAAGCTCAAAGAGCGAGCACAAAAAGTAGAAGATGATTTACGTGCTTCTGGTTTAGTATCACAGATTACTATTTATGGTTATCCATCTAGAATGGAGATGTCTGTAGAAGTGGATGAATCAATGTTGCGTAGGTATCAAATGACCTTTCAAGATGTTCAGAATGCTATTTCAAACAATAATGTTGATATGTATGCTGGACTGATAAAGAACCATCGTGAAGAGATAAAAATTAATGCTCGTGAACGATCGACACGTATCGATGATATAGAGAATATTGTAGTTAGGTCCAATATTAATGGCGACCTAGTTAGAATTAAAGATGTTGCAGAAGTTCATTATCAATTTGAAGATATTCCACGTAAATCATTTGTTGATGGAGATCGTTCAGCTTTTTTTGTAATCGAGAAATTAAGAACAGAAGATTTACAAAAAATATCTGACTATATTTTAAACTATTGTGACGAATATAATGAGGCGAACAAAGATATGAATATTAAGATTGTTCGTGACTTTCGAGACTCTCTTGATGCTCAATTAGGAATTTTATATAGTAATGGATTAATGGGAATGATCCTTGTAGTCATTGCTTTGAGTGTGTTCCTTAGTTTTCGTTTATCCTTATGGGTTGCATGGGGAATCCCTTCGTCCTTTTTGGGAATGTTTATCGTAGCAAATATGTTAGGTGTTACCATTAACTTTATTTCGGTGTTTGGTATGATCTTAATTGTCGGGATTCTTGTAGATGATGGTATTGTGATAGGAGAGAATATATTTACTCACTTTGAGATGGGTAAAAGTCCTCGAAGAGCTGCTATTGATGGTACTTTAGAGGTAATTCCAGCGGTATTAACATCTGTAAGTACTACTATTATTGCATTTTGTCCACTATTCTTCATTCAAGGTAGTTTAGAGATGATGTATGAGATGGCTGCTATTGTTGTCTTGTGTTTAATTTTCTCTTTATTTGAAGGAATGTTTGTTTTGCCAGGACACCTTGCTTCAGAAACAGTCTTAAAGCCATTAAAAAAGGATAGTTGGTATGGAAAAGTTCGAAACTTTTTTGATAAACTAATTTTTGGTCTTAGAGATCGATTATATTTGCCTTTATTACAACTACTATTAAAATATAAGGCTATATCGATTAGTGTTTTTACTGCCATTATAATTATTACCGTAGGGCTATTGACAAGTGGTCGAATTGCAACAACTATTTTTCCTGCAGTCTCTGAAGATAACTTTGTTATTGATTTATGTTTAAAACCTGGGGTTAATGAGGGAGTTACTCTTGAACGTTTAAGAATGATCTCAACGAAGGTCGAAGAGGTTAATCAAGAGCTGGCTAATGATTATAAGGAAGAGTTACCTATAGAGAGTATTGCATTAAATACGGGTTGGGCTTTTAACGGAACAGAGTCTGGTTCAAATACGGGTAACATGCGAGTTTTCCTTCGAAAACTAGACGATTCGAAGATGAGTTCACATATGATTAAGCTAGCTATCTCAAAAAAGGTAGGAAAGATTAAGGATGCATATAAATTTACGGTTGGTGCAAGTAATCGCTTTGGAGCCCCTGTCTCAATAAGTTTGATGGGGAGTGATAAAGACGAATTAGAAAATGCTACTGAAGACTTCAAGAGTGAGCTGGCAAAGTTCTCTTCTTTGTACAATATTATGGATAATAACCAGATTGGTACACAGGAGGTCATTGTAAAATTAAAACCTGCGGCTTATGCTTTAGGTCTTAATGAAGTTTCTCTGATGAATCAAGTTCGTAAATCATTCTATGGAGGGCTATCACAACGGATTCAAAAAGGTCGTGACGAAATATGGTTTTATGTTCGTTACCCTATAGAAAACAGAAGAACTGTCGGTCAACTAGAAAAGATGATGATTAATACTTCTAAAGGAATGTATCCTTTGGTTGAGTTAGCTGATTTAAGTATACAACGAGGATTGACATCAATAAATCACTTTAATGGAAAGGTTGAAATACGTGTAGATGCTTATATGGTTGATGAGAGTGAATCAGTGCCACCTGTTTTAGAGAAAATTGAGAATGAAGTTCTTCCAAAAATAATGGCAGCACATCAAGGCGTTACATACATGCACCAAGGTCAGGTTAAGGATACGACAGATGAGGCTAGTAACATCGTTATTTCCTTTGGTGTCGCTTTCTTCTTAATCCTGATAATTCTAATTATATTTTTTAGATCATTCACTCAAGGAATGATGATTGTTGCCATGATTCCATTTGGAATTATTGCAGCTTTATGGGGCCACTTTATTGAAGGGATCGCATTTTCATCAATGAGCTTATGGGGAATGGTTGCTTTATCTGGTACTATCATAAATGATGCGGTTGTTCTTTTAGATCGATATAATCAAAATTTAAAACGAGGTTTTCATATGACGCCGTCTATCATTGAAGCTGCAAAATCTCGATTCAGACCAATTATGTTGACTACCATTACAACAACTGCTGGTCTATTTCCTCTTATTCGTGAAACGAGTAGTGATACGGTGTTTATTAAGCCAATGGCTATCTCTTTAGCTTATGGTATTTTGATTGGAACATTCTTTATTTTAACCGTTCTTCCTGTATACGTTACTGTTGCAAATAAATTTAGACTTGTGTACGCACATCTGAAAGGTGATACTGATGCTACTCCTGAAAGTGTAGAAACAGCTGTTAGAGATCAAAAAGTGTCAGAAGCATTGGAGGTTTCTATGGCTAAAGAGATCGAAGATGATCGTAATGAAAATGATTTTGAATTATAA
- a CDS encoding HlyD family efflux transporter periplasmic adaptor subunit, with the protein MKRKVVGVLIALGIVLGGMGLFMLLNSTKESPKKKTKSETIYGVKCKRAIFEDQEVPFLYSGRVNSNAVVQLGAEVQGRLIAGNAPLKEGNSFRKGTILFKVFNDDYRASIRASKSRFLKSLSVVLADIYIDFPDEFQKWNEFFEQIEVDKSLPSLPKTNSLKEKVYMASKNILGDYYDIRKMEITLTKYIVRAPFNGAYVTVNKEVGSITSPGSAVANIIRTDNYEIIVPVLTKDAAKVHVKDNVTIFEDNGHSFQASVLRKASFVDSNTQSQNIYLSYQGHNLFSGEYVDVKFGNNLLQDVMAVPRESVFKGNHMYIVKGDKIQKKTVNVVYKNEDYMYVNGLANNDIVIIESLIKAYDGMKVNPLIQ; encoded by the coding sequence ATGAAGAGAAAAGTTGTTGGTGTATTAATTGCTTTGGGTATAGTCCTAGGTGGTATGGGATTATTTATGCTGCTCAATTCTACAAAAGAGAGCCCAAAAAAGAAGACAAAGTCCGAAACGATTTACGGTGTGAAATGTAAGAGAGCTATTTTTGAAGATCAAGAGGTTCCTTTTTTATATTCAGGTCGTGTAAACTCGAATGCTGTAGTGCAACTTGGTGCAGAAGTTCAAGGTCGTTTGATTGCTGGAAATGCACCATTAAAAGAAGGGAATAGTTTTCGCAAAGGAACAATCCTTTTTAAAGTGTTTAATGATGATTATAGGGCCTCTATAAGGGCTTCTAAAAGTCGATTCTTAAAATCACTTTCAGTCGTTTTAGCTGATATTTATATTGATTTTCCTGATGAGTTTCAAAAGTGGAATGAATTTTTTGAGCAAATTGAAGTTGATAAATCCTTGCCTAGTTTGCCAAAAACGAACTCTTTGAAAGAAAAAGTTTACATGGCTTCTAAGAATATATTAGGGGATTACTATGATATTAGAAAGATGGAAATTACTCTTACTAAATATATTGTTCGAGCTCCATTTAATGGTGCATATGTCACTGTAAATAAAGAGGTCGGCAGTATAACATCCCCAGGGTCAGCAGTGGCAAATATCATTAGAACTGATAATTATGAGATTATTGTACCAGTGTTGACAAAAGATGCTGCGAAAGTTCATGTGAAAGATAATGTGACAATTTTTGAGGATAATGGTCACAGTTTTCAAGCAAGCGTGCTTCGTAAAGCATCATTTGTGGATAGTAATACACAGAGTCAAAATATTTATTTATCGTACCAAGGACATAATTTATTCTCTGGGGAATATGTTGACGTGAAGTTTGGTAACAATTTACTTCAAGATGTGATGGCAGTTCCGAGGGAGTCTGTATTTAAAGGAAATCACATGTATATCGTTAAAGGAGATAAGATTCAGAAAAAAACGGTAAATGTCGTTTATAAGAACGAAGACTATATGTACGTTAATGGTCTTGCCAATAACGACATTGTAATAATCGAATCTTTGATCAAAGCTTACGATGGAATGAAAGTCAACCCACTAATCCAATAA
- a CDS encoding histidine kinase, which translates to MFPIVDIFKKNRWHFITWGIILFLNLLIGSNFGWEYILKNGLVNTIGIMTIVYTNIYVLLPRFLKPGGVFSILYSLLTIFMVIVFVILFCHIYEIYLYPLIKDEFFHGAEFRPMFPVFKYMAIFLISLFLSTSIFISFKGKEAKIKWEKVLLEKKDIELKYLRGQINPHFLFNTLNNVYSQVYMKEEGAADNILKLSDMLRYIIDDCAENTVPLQKEIDYLHNFIDFQNLKSETPLNISFKINAENPNIELSPLLFIPIVENCFKHGKISSDPDSFVTIDLHQVGDKIEFKTVNSITSNNHENSGREGIGINNLRKRLELVYTKNHILNFKKEDNKFIVEMIIYLKS; encoded by the coding sequence ATGTTTCCAATCGTAGACATATTCAAGAAAAACAGATGGCATTTCATTACTTGGGGCATCATATTATTTCTGAACTTATTAATTGGCAGTAATTTTGGTTGGGAATACATTCTTAAAAATGGATTAGTCAATACTATTGGTATCATGACTATTGTATATACAAACATCTATGTATTACTGCCTCGTTTTCTTAAACCAGGAGGTGTTTTTTCCATCTTATATTCTCTCCTTACCATATTCATGGTTATCGTATTTGTAATTCTATTTTGTCATATTTATGAAATCTACCTATATCCATTAATTAAAGATGAATTTTTTCATGGTGCTGAATTTAGACCAATGTTTCCAGTGTTTAAATACATGGCAATCTTTTTAATTTCACTATTCCTAAGCACTTCTATATTTATTTCATTTAAAGGTAAAGAAGCAAAAATAAAGTGGGAAAAAGTTTTATTAGAAAAAAAAGACATTGAGCTCAAATACCTTAGAGGACAAATTAATCCACACTTTCTTTTCAATACATTGAACAACGTTTACAGCCAAGTATACATGAAAGAAGAGGGTGCAGCGGACAATATTCTTAAGCTCTCTGACATGTTACGTTATATCATCGATGATTGTGCTGAAAATACGGTCCCACTACAAAAAGAGATCGATTATTTACACAATTTTATTGATTTTCAAAATTTAAAATCGGAAACACCTTTAAATATTTCTTTTAAAATTAATGCCGAGAATCCAAATATTGAACTGTCACCTCTTTTATTCATTCCTATTGTAGAGAACTGTTTTAAGCATGGAAAAATTAGTTCTGATCCTGATAGTTTTGTGACGATTGATCTTCATCAAGTTGGTGATAAAATAGAATTTAAAACGGTAAATAGTATCACATCAAATAACCATGAAAATTCGGGACGTGAAGGTATTGGAATAAATAACCTACGCAAAAGACTTGAACTAGTTTACACCAAGAACCATATCTTAAACTTTAAAAAGGAAGACAATAAATTTATTGTTGAAATGATAATCTATTTAAAATCCTAG
- a CDS encoding LytTR family DNA-binding domain-containing protein: MKSCIIIDDEHLARRLIQGYVSKTPNLEVKETFDNAIDAITYLQSNTVDLIFLDIHMPNITGLEFIKTIQVDALIIITSAFSEYAIDGFDHDVFDYLLKPIAFPRFLKATTKALEFIEANPEGKPIEENIIQKTQKDYLTIKADHRLYKINFNDIIFIEGQREYVTFHTKKRKVTAYYSLKSLIETLPADQFIRIHKSYIVSIPSIETLEGNMLEVGGQKLPIGKSYKSSVMDIFQ, encoded by the coding sequence ATGAAAAGCTGTATTATTATTGATGACGAACATCTTGCAAGAAGACTTATACAAGGATATGTTTCAAAAACCCCCAATCTAGAAGTAAAAGAGACTTTTGATAATGCAATTGATGCCATCACATACCTACAAAGCAACACTGTTGATCTTATATTTCTTGATATTCACATGCCTAATATTACTGGACTTGAATTTATCAAGACCATACAAGTTGATGCTTTGATTATCATCACTTCAGCCTTCTCTGAATATGCCATAGATGGATTTGATCATGATGTATTTGATTATTTATTAAAGCCAATCGCATTTCCTAGATTCCTAAAAGCAACTACCAAAGCTTTAGAATTTATTGAAGCCAATCCTGAAGGAAAACCGATTGAAGAGAATATTATTCAGAAGACACAAAAAGATTACCTTACAATAAAAGCAGACCATAGATTGTACAAGATAAATTTTAACGATATAATTTTTATTGAAGGTCAACGTGAATATGTTACTTTTCACACAAAAAAAAGGAAAGTAACAGCATACTACTCTTTAAAATCTCTCATTGAGACACTCCCAGCAGATCAGTTTATTAGAATCCACAAATCTTATATTGTATCCATCCCCTCTATTGAAACTCTTGAGGGGAACATGCTTGAAGTAGGTGGTCAGAAACTTCCCATTGGAAAAAGTTATAAATCATCAGTAATGGATATCTTCCAATAA
- a CDS encoding short chain dehydrogenase: MKVLVIGAHGLIGREVVALLSKTPKYEVIEVGHSKGHLKVDITSPNSIAGLFEHIGNVDAIISTAGRAHLGTFELLSEEDFWLSIHNKLMGQVNLIRYGYQFLNPEGMIILSSGVLAKEPMYGTSSVSMANAAINGFVKAVALETIKGHKVNVVSPPFVKETMEILNMDSSKGTPAKDVALIYKKCLEDNHTGKVYDVRKYI, encoded by the coding sequence ATGAAAGTTTTAGTTATTGGAGCACACGGACTTATTGGACGTGAAGTAGTAGCATTATTGTCCAAGACTCCTAAATACGAAGTTATCGAAGTAGGACACTCTAAAGGACATTTAAAAGTAGATATAACAAGCCCGAATAGTATCGCGGGTCTTTTTGAGCACATCGGAAATGTAGATGCAATTATCTCGACAGCAGGAAGAGCTCACTTAGGAACCTTCGAACTACTTAGTGAAGAAGATTTTTGGTTATCAATTCACAACAAACTTATGGGACAAGTCAATCTAATAAGATATGGCTATCAATTCCTAAATCCAGAAGGAATGATCATATTGTCTAGTGGAGTACTTGCCAAAGAACCAATGTATGGCACTAGCTCTGTTTCAATGGCCAATGCTGCAATCAATGGTTTTGTAAAAGCAGTCGCATTAGAAACAATAAAAGGGCATAAAGTTAATGTCGTTTCCCCTCCATTTGTCAAAGAAACTATGGAAATTCTTAACATGGATAGTAGTAAAGGAACACCTGCTAAAGATGTGGCTTTGATCTATAAAAAATGTTTAGAAGACAATCACACAGGTAAAGTATATGATGTAAGAAAATATATATAA